A window of the Plasmodium vivax chromosome 12, whole genome shotgun sequence genome harbors these coding sequences:
- a CDS encoding hypothetical protein, conserved (encoded by transcript PVX_118225A) yields the protein MKIPRGVVRPFNTYNIPSIINNSKVHSTYRENRKRNEDDLMKIYNKELVAFPYEEERFNKLLNIHGPVKKKNVADFFFNPEMYINVKNDRVGSVTPSHFAIENVDKCFLFEKEHLDGFFPEGLAGELPKDILMHGGGGTDRESGTQTKGKEASPDGDHQHDNLDVFLRELERNQIAPDHRLIKKAQQLKGVGLLFRKLAYEIVDELKHFEENYKLRKRRDSHKLDSYFAQRGECASYYDGGDASGDSAEEARSMKGNPNGGYSSGYHSGHQRMSYKSRSFLIDGKRGTGKSCILNSVVLWAKLNQWLVIFVPDVKKYKFDINTIVRSNTNLYIQPELSRQFLEDLVKTNESFLKKLKVDKGILESTCLDGTHLLYNKKIYDDIIKKTIDAEVANDEQNYNALSEREKNLYMQKLYKFYYDNVKIPNLLDKFSTPPNLLELAHIGINNASYANLCIYALFEHLKKQTEFPLLIAVDQFNFNLSVSEYLSINFENTKYNGYIPTYYFTIPKLLLKWDANKYKRCVKIVSTCWDRENRRNFRPELLGIHKRDVKTARNFTLREFKNYVAHLYNQDVIYNFDVNKLEYFYMLTGGNGFQARKLLTTLY from the exons ATGAAAATCCCCCGGGGGGTTGTGCGCCCATTCAACACGTACAACATCCCGTCCATTATCAACAACAGTAAAGTGCACAGCACGTATAGAGAAAACCGCAAACGAAATGAAGACGACTTGATGAAGATTTACAACAAAGAGTTGGTGGCATTCCCATATGAAGAGGAAAGATTTAATAAGCTGCTAAATATTCATGGGccggtgaaaaaaaaaaatgttgccgACTTTTTCTTCAACCCAGAAATGTACATCAATGTGAAGAATGACAGGGTAGGGAGTGTCACCCCTTCCCATTTCGCCATTGAAAATGTGGATAAGTGCTTCCTCTTCGAGAAGGAACACTTGGACGGGTTTTTCCCAGAGGGACTTGCAGGGGAGTTGCCCAAGGATATCTTGATGCACGGTGGGGGGGGCACCGATCGGGAGAGTGGCACCCAAACCAAAGGAAAGGAGGCCTCCCCCGATGGAGACCACCAACATGATAACCTCGACGTGTTTCTACGCGAACTGGAAAGGAACCAAATAGCACCTGATCACCGATTGATAAAGAAGGCGCAACAGTTGAAGGGCGTAGGACTGCTATTCAGAAAATTGGCGTACGAAATTGTAGACGAGTTGAAGCACTTTGAAGAGAATTACAAACTGCGCAAGCGGAGAGATTCCCACAAGCTGGACAGCTACTTTGCGCAAAGGGGTGAGTGCGCGAGTTACTACGATGGGGGGGATGCGAGTGGGGACTCCGCTGAAGAAGCGCGCAGCATGAAAGGCAACCCCAATGGCGGTTACAGCAGCGGCTACCATAGCGGCCACCAGCGGATGTCCTACAAAAGCAGGAGCTTCCTAATAGACGGGAAGCGGGGAACAGGAAAGAGCTGCATCCTGAACAGCGTGGTCCTCTGGGCCAAGCTAAACCAGTGGCTTGTTATCTTCGTCCcagatgtaaaaaaatacaaatttgaCATTAACACCATTGTGAGAAGCAATACGAACTTGTATATTCAGCCTGAACTGAGCAGGCAATTTCTTGAAGACTtagtaaaaacaaatgaatcatttttaaaaaagttaaaagtgGATAAAGGGATACTCGAAAGCACCTGCCTAGATGGAACACATCTATtgtataacaaaaaaatttatgatgACATTATCAAAAAAACGATCGATGCGGAAGTAGCAAATGATGAGCAAAATTATAATGCCTTAagtgaaagggaaaaaaatttgtacatgcaaaaattgtacaaattttACTATGACAATGTAAAAATTCCAAATCTTTTAGATAAATTTTCTACACCCCCTAATTTGTTAGAATTAGCACACATTGGCATAAATAATGCATCATATGCCAACCTCTGCATCTACGCATTGTTCGAGCATTTGAAGAAACAAACCGAATTCCCCCTTCTCATAGCTGTCGATCAGTTCAATTTCAACCTCAGTGTTTCAGAATATTTATCcataaattttgaaaatacaaaatataatggGTACATTCCTACGTACTATTTTACTATTCCTAAGCTGCTTCTCAAATGGGACgccaataaatataaaaggtGCGTTAAAATCGTTTCCACCTGTTGGGATAGAGAAAATAGGAGAAATTTCAGGCCAGAACTGCTCGGCATACACAAAAGGGATGTTAAAACTGCTCGTAATTTCACCCTCCGCGAGTTTAAGAATTACGTTGCCCATCTGTACAACCAGGACGTCATATACAATTTCGATGTGAACAAGTTGGAATACTTCTACATGCTGACTG gagGAAATGGCTTTCAGGCAAGGAAGCTCTTAACCACGCTGTACTGA